The following proteins come from a genomic window of Achromobacter deleyi:
- the ubiB gene encoding ubiquinone biosynthesis regulatory protein kinase UbiB: protein MFPLLRLLRIILVSLRYGLDELVLSSLNHPLATCLLRVIRLGTRPRQPRGQRLRLALESLGPIFVKFGQVLSTRRDLIPADIANELALLQDRVPPFPSAQAAACIEAALGAPPEKLFAQFQVDPVASASIAQVHFAVLHDGREVAVKVLRPGMLSIIEKDLSLLKIVARIIERLGADGRRLKPREVVAEFDKYLHDELDLVREASNCSQLRRNFGPESGRGDMLMVPEVIWEYTASTVFTMQRMYGVPVGQVERMRAAGIDIPTLARTGVEIFFTQVFTDGFFHADMHPGNIYVSDRPETLGSYIALDFGIVGSLSEFDKNYLAQNFLAFFHRDYRRVAQLHIESGWVPPDTREEELEGAVRAVCEPYFDRPLSEISLGQVLLRLFQTSRRFNVEIQPQLVLLQKTLLNVEGLGRQLDPNLDLWKTAKPYLERWMRQRVGFKGLRQSLEKEAAQWSQMLPALPRLVHDHLNRPNVSPALLAEMVQLRRAKEQSNRLIAALVGVLALGIGVALWALTR, encoded by the coding sequence TGCTGCGCCTGCTTCGCATCATCCTGGTTTCGCTGCGCTACGGTCTGGACGAGCTGGTGCTGTCCAGCCTGAACCATCCGCTGGCCACCTGCCTGCTGCGCGTCATCCGCCTGGGCACCCGGCCGCGCCAGCCGCGCGGCCAGCGGCTGCGCCTGGCGCTGGAATCGCTGGGCCCGATCTTCGTGAAGTTCGGCCAGGTGCTGTCCACCCGCCGCGACCTCATTCCCGCCGACATCGCCAACGAGCTGGCGCTGCTGCAGGACCGCGTGCCGCCGTTCCCGTCGGCCCAGGCCGCCGCCTGCATCGAGGCCGCGCTGGGCGCGCCGCCCGAAAAGCTGTTCGCGCAGTTCCAGGTCGACCCGGTGGCGTCGGCCTCCATCGCCCAGGTGCACTTCGCGGTGCTGCACGATGGCCGCGAGGTGGCGGTCAAGGTGCTGCGCCCGGGCATGCTCAGCATCATCGAGAAAGACCTGTCGCTGCTCAAGATCGTGGCCCGCATCATCGAGCGCCTGGGCGCCGATGGCCGCCGGCTCAAGCCGCGCGAGGTGGTGGCCGAGTTCGACAAGTATCTGCACGACGAACTGGACCTGGTGCGCGAGGCCTCCAACTGCAGCCAGCTGCGCCGCAACTTCGGCCCGGAGTCCGGCCGCGGCGACATGCTGATGGTGCCCGAGGTCATCTGGGAATACACCGCGTCCACGGTCTTCACCATGCAGCGCATGTACGGCGTGCCGGTGGGCCAGGTCGAGCGCATGCGCGCCGCCGGCATCGACATCCCGACGCTGGCGCGCACCGGCGTCGAGATCTTCTTCACCCAGGTGTTCACGGACGGCTTCTTCCACGCCGACATGCACCCGGGCAACATCTACGTGTCCGACCGGCCCGAGACGCTGGGCAGCTACATCGCCCTGGACTTCGGCATCGTCGGCTCGTTGTCGGAATTCGACAAGAACTACCTGGCGCAGAACTTCCTGGCCTTCTTCCACCGCGACTACCGCCGCGTGGCGCAGTTGCACATCGAGTCGGGCTGGGTACCGCCCGACACCCGCGAGGAAGAGCTGGAGGGCGCGGTGCGCGCCGTCTGCGAACCGTATTTTGACCGGCCGTTGTCCGAGATTTCGCTGGGCCAGGTGCTGTTGCGCCTGTTCCAGACCTCGCGCCGGTTCAATGTGGAGATCCAGCCGCAGCTGGTGCTGCTGCAGAAGACGTTGCTGAACGTCGAAGGCCTGGGGCGGCAGCTCGACCCCAACCTGGATCTCTGGAAGACCGCCAAGCCCTACCTGGAACGCTGGATGCGTCAGCGCGTCGGGTTCAAGGGCCTGCGGCAGAGCCTGGAAAAAGAAGCCGCGCAGTGGTCGCAAATGCTGCCGGCGCTTCCCAGGCTGGTCCACGACCATCTGAATCGCCCGAACGTCTCGCCGGCCCTGCTGGCCGAGATGGTGCAGTTACGGCGGGCCAAGGAACAGAGCAACCGGCTGATCGCGGCGCTGGTTGGCGTGCTGGCCCTGGGTATCGGGGTGGCGTTGTGGGCATTGACCCGATAG
- a CDS encoding TolC family outer membrane protein, which yields MRVRLLTALLVFTSAASVGPSVACAQNLLQVWQSALGNDPIYASARANYRAGLEKEPQARALLLPEVSAGVGGAYQETRSTRGLNMAYSGGRGVWDLALTQPLFDWGRWQNYEQSKLIVADVEVQLQQAYQDLLLRVADAYFNVLYAQDTLAATEAEKAAVAGQLESAKRNFELGNATITDTYEAQARYDLVVAQELRLQNDLDVRRDELAKIIGGPPGALAELPQGVQLPAPQPARVTDWSNQAESSSLDVLRAQLLTRIAGRQIQIAKSGHYPTLNLRATSGSASDAVMRNAAPGKPIDSTIGVVLSIPLYSGGGVSSQVTEKVQLEQKARYDFEAARRQAVQAARQYYTGVTSGLARIQALEAGEKSSRAAVEANRTGYEVGVRINLDVLNAQQQLYATQRDLALARYSTVLSGLRLKATSGILAESDLDAINRLLREPR from the coding sequence ATGCGCGTCCGACTGCTTACGGCTTTACTGGTTTTTACCTCCGCCGCAAGTGTCGGCCCGTCTGTCGCGTGCGCGCAGAATCTGTTGCAGGTGTGGCAGTCCGCCCTCGGCAACGACCCCATCTATGCCTCGGCCCGCGCCAACTACCGCGCCGGCCTGGAAAAGGAACCGCAGGCGCGCGCCCTGCTGCTGCCCGAAGTCTCGGCCGGCGTCGGCGGCGCCTACCAGGAAACCCGCAGCACCCGCGGCCTGAACATGGCCTACAGCGGCGGCCGCGGCGTCTGGGACCTGGCGCTGACCCAGCCGCTGTTCGACTGGGGCCGCTGGCAGAACTACGAGCAGTCCAAGCTCATCGTCGCCGACGTCGAAGTGCAGTTGCAGCAGGCCTACCAGGACTTGCTGCTGCGCGTGGCCGACGCCTATTTCAACGTGCTGTACGCCCAGGACACCCTGGCCGCGACCGAGGCCGAGAAAGCCGCCGTGGCCGGCCAGCTGGAGTCCGCCAAGCGCAATTTCGAGCTGGGCAACGCCACCATCACCGACACCTACGAGGCGCAGGCGCGCTACGACCTGGTGGTGGCCCAGGAACTGCGCCTGCAGAACGACCTGGACGTGCGCCGCGACGAGCTGGCCAAGATCATCGGCGGCCCGCCCGGCGCGCTGGCCGAGCTGCCGCAGGGCGTGCAGCTGCCCGCGCCGCAGCCGGCCCGCGTGACCGACTGGAGCAACCAGGCCGAATCGTCCAGCCTGGACGTCTTGCGCGCCCAGCTGCTGACCCGCATCGCCGGACGCCAGATCCAGATCGCCAAGAGCGGCCACTACCCCACCCTGAACCTGCGCGCCACCAGCGGCAGCGCCAGCGACGCGGTGATGCGCAACGCCGCGCCGGGCAAGCCGATCGACAGCACCATCGGCGTGGTGCTGTCGATTCCGTTGTATTCGGGCGGCGGGGTGTCCTCGCAGGTCACCGAGAAGGTGCAGCTCGAACAGAAGGCCCGCTACGATTTCGAGGCGGCGCGGCGCCAGGCGGTACAGGCCGCGCGCCAGTACTACACCGGCGTCACCAGCGGCCTGGCGCGCATCCAGGCGCTCGAGGCCGGCGAGAAATCCAGCCGCGCCGCGGTCGAGGCCAACCGCACCGGCTACGAAGTGGGCGTGCGCATCAACCTGGACGTGCTCAACGCCCAGCAGCAGCTCTATGCCACCCAGCGCGACCTGGCGCTGGCGCGCTACAGCACGGTGCTGTCCGGGCTGCGTCTGAAGGCCACCAGCGGCATCCTGGCCGAGTCCGACCTGGACGCCATCAACCGGCTGCTGCGCGAGCCGCGCTGA
- a CDS encoding adenylyltransferase/cytidyltransferase family protein — MPAARFESKVLSRDDCVAAVAAGRLPRPLVFTNGVFDILHRGHATYLDQAAQLGATLVVAVNTDESVRRLGKGAERPLNRMEDRAALLAALGFVTVVTSFHEDTPEALIGQLKPDLIVKGGDYDMEKLPETALVKTWGGRAVAIPFEFERSTTALVKKIQGN, encoded by the coding sequence ATGCCAGCCGCCCGCTTCGAATCCAAAGTCCTGTCCCGCGACGACTGCGTCGCCGCCGTTGCCGCCGGCCGCCTGCCGCGGCCGCTGGTGTTCACCAACGGCGTCTTCGACATCCTGCATCGGGGCCACGCCACCTACCTGGACCAGGCCGCCCAGCTGGGCGCCACGCTGGTCGTGGCGGTCAACACCGATGAATCGGTGCGGCGCCTGGGCAAGGGCGCCGAGCGTCCCCTGAACCGCATGGAAGACCGCGCCGCGCTGCTGGCGGCGCTGGGCTTCGTCACGGTGGTCACGTCCTTCCACGAGGACACGCCCGAGGCCCTGATCGGCCAGCTCAAGCCGGACCTGATCGTCAAGGGCGGCGACTACGACATGGAAAAACTGCCCGAGACGGCCCTGGTCAAGACCTGGGGCGGCCGCGCGGTGGCGATCCCGTTCGAGTTCGAGCGCTCGACCACGGCGCTGGTCAAGAAGATCCAGGGCAACTGA
- a CDS encoding ferritin-like domain-containing protein has protein sequence MLYPELFKTMEAVRWNMAHDIPWGDFDRSKLSDEQAHTIKMNAITEWAALPATEMFLRDNRGDSDFCAFMSVWFFEEQKHSLVLIEYLRRFRPDLVPTEEELHNVRFEFDVAPELETLMLHFCGEVRLNHWYRRAAEWHTEPVIKSIYKTVAQDEARHAGAYLQYMRRALHNRGEDTSVQARMAFSKIGVLMASAGRTQQALHPTNLHVNKDLFPNDTVQSRLPEPGWLEHWLDSQIRFDGVWEQKVATRILHILSKLMDRSFETVKDLNRYRKEMTALVVPKEKEIILAGA, from the coding sequence ATGCTTTATCCTGAACTCTTCAAGACCATGGAAGCGGTGCGCTGGAACATGGCGCACGATATTCCCTGGGGCGATTTCGATCGCAGCAAGCTCTCGGACGAGCAGGCGCACACGATCAAGATGAACGCCATCACCGAGTGGGCCGCGCTGCCGGCCACCGAGATGTTCCTGCGCGACAATCGCGGCGACAGCGATTTCTGCGCGTTCATGTCGGTGTGGTTCTTCGAAGAACAGAAGCATTCCCTGGTGCTGATCGAATACCTGCGCCGCTTCCGTCCCGACCTAGTGCCCACCGAAGAAGAGCTGCACAACGTGCGCTTCGAATTCGACGTCGCGCCCGAGCTGGAAACGCTGATGCTGCACTTCTGCGGCGAAGTGCGCCTGAACCACTGGTACCGCCGCGCCGCCGAATGGCACACCGAGCCGGTCATCAAGTCGATCTACAAGACCGTGGCGCAGGACGAGGCCCGCCATGCCGGCGCCTACCTGCAATACATGCGCCGCGCGCTGCACAACCGTGGCGAAGACACCAGCGTCCAGGCGCGCATGGCGTTCTCGAAGATCGGCGTGCTGATGGCCTCGGCCGGCCGCACCCAGCAGGCGCTGCATCCGACCAACCTGCACGTCAACAAGGACCTGTTCCCCAACGACACGGTGCAGTCGCGCCTGCCCGAGCCGGGCTGGCTGGAGCATTGGCTGGACAGCCAGATCCGCTTCGACGGCGTCTGGGAGCAGAAGGTCGCCACCCGCATCCTGCACATCCTGTCCAAGCTGATGGATCGCAGCTTCGAGACGGTCAAGGACCTGAACCGCTACCGCAAGGAAATGACCGCGCTGGTGGTGCCGAAGGAAAAGGAAATCATCCTGGCCGGCGCCTGA